AGtcggcttcttttttttttttttttttttcataaattgaaATTCGCTATCTTGTATTTCCCCCCCCCAGTGGCATCAAAGGACTTGTGATCTTGAGGcaaaacagataataaaaataaaaaaaaactaataatatgCAAGTGTCCAAATTCAGTTCATTTAGAGTCTATTgtagaaaaagaggaaaaactgaTAAATTGAAGATCAGCAAAGCGAGTTCTTGGTTCTCaattcttctcctcctcagccttctcctttttctcatcTTCTTTCTTCTCAGTCTCCTTTTTGACCTCTTTCTTTTCGTCTGACGCCTTGTCCTTTACGGAGAGTTCCTCCAGCTTCTCTGCCACTTTGTTTGCGGTATCAGTGTCGCCTGTGGTGAAACAGTGAATGTGCGGttaaataaaagctttgaaCGTTTCAACACAACTTATTTGCTAAGCATATACATTTGTATTCACAGATCACATTCCTAGTGGTTTACTTTGCATCTCAACTCATTGTCTTAAGAATATTGCACATCTTCTTACATGCACTGTATGCAATATATGAATTTCCGTTGACCAATTGGCCTTTTACTTATTTGATCATACTAGAAAAAAAGTTAACTAGAGGTGTGAAAATGTCCCAATTATAAGATGCATTGCGATGCGGGCATTACAGACTCTGCATCAATGCAGTGACAGAACAAAGTCGGGCATGTGTATTCATTTCAGCTCAGTACGGGTCATAACTGTTTTGCTTGTACgcttatttttctcctttgtttCACCGTGGGCAGaactttgcacaaacacacacacacacactgtgcacgtgtgtagtagtagtagagaCAGCATTCAACACTCAGCAATCCGCTAACTTGTTGCTCTCACTACAAATATAAGCTGCTGTTTCAAAGATGGTGGGcataaaaacatgcatgcagGCTGAAATTCAACTGTGGGGTTGTTCTGTTTGGAGATGCAGTGACTtaaaccattattattatttttttctgacaatattttttgtaatatctATGCACTGGTACACAGATACTGGTGTTGAAAAGATGCAGCTTTTTATACTATAGACTGTTGTAGTCTGATTTCTGAAAGTactttctaaataaaataaaaaagaggggaaaaaataatatGCAGTGTTATAGAAAAGGAATTATGTGATATATTGAAATGCATCAAGAATTGTTTAAATTGTTGACAATTGGGTTGTGAGGCCAGTGAAGGTGCATACCTGCTGCGTTTAACTGATAAATCTGAATTGTAATGTAGCAGAACATACTGACACCAGCCTTTTAGAAAGCTAGTAAACTGATATATTCTGCATATTCATGTAGCAGACAGAAAAAGTTCGAAGCCGGAGTGAACAGCTAAGAACAGAGTGAGTCTGCATTTTCATAAAACTTGTCACACAAGATATGTTACCACTAGtttgaatttgatttaaaacagtacTTAATACAAATCAGTCAAAAAACGCATATCAGAGAACTTTCTAGTTTGTTGAGAAACATACTTCATATAACCCGCCTCTAATCTTTAAAGGCAGAAAAACTATATTCTATAAGGAATATGGCTTTAGTTTCATGTACCTTCTCCCTCTAGAGTTTTTCTGGCCTCCTCCTTGCACTCGTCAAACTTCCCCTTGAACTTCTGAGCATCTGTAAACAGAACAGAGTTAGTGAACATTCACATCAAGGTGCTGCTGTATGATTGCCAATGTAGCATGAATAAGCAAGTTTAGATGCAAAAAATGGACTTCTTCCAGGAGTTTGTCACGTCAGTGATGATCACTATAGCATCAGACTTAAATCAATGGTTTGGCGTATAAATACTTACTCTCTGCATTTAAAAAGCGTATTGCCAGGAGTTCAGGTTTGGGGCTTTCGTCAGCATAATCTGCTAGTGTGTTCCACACCCATGCCCTGTCACTGCCAGCATTGGGCTTCAGCTCCATGGTAGGTACAACTGTTATTCACAAGAGGGGGAATAAAGAAACACTTTGAAGGCAGAGATAAAAGCCATTACAATATATGAGGTCATCATATTAAGTGGTTTCATAACAATCAACTGGAAATTGATGAACTGATTTTTGCTAACGGCTAATTGCATAATCTAAACATTTTGATTAGTTTTCTGCCATTTCCGTTGTTACCAAAACCAGTATTCCATGTTTACCTACACTTGGGGAAACTATTAATCCTCTTTACTGGCTCCTTTAAATTGGATGCCTTTCAGCTCATACAGgatatacttaaaatatatatatcatacataTTGCTTGTTGACATACATTTGCTCGTggaaatttttttatttttctcacaataCGTAAAATATCAACTTAATAAGTGCCAACTTGACTCACTGTGGTGATTAGCACAAATCTTCAAGGTTCGGTCTCTCCTCATCAGGAGGCGGATTGTGcccttctctttgtgtttcagcagCTTGACGTCGCCGgttcctctctccttccactCTGGTGGGTCGTTCTCAGAGGCAAACCGATATAGTTTAGCCCGCCTGGGAAAGATATGGTATTGataacatatatacacacacacacacaatatactGGCTgctttgtaaaatgtatataagaTTACAACACTTGATAAAATAACATGCGAGTGAACAAAGGAGTCGGAGGGTATTTAAACAacttacattttaaagagttcctcctcatcttcttctaATGTTTTCACATCCTGCTCTGGAAGGGACACGATCGGCTCAAATTGGGGATCATGATTAGAGTCCTCTGTATTCTCTGCAGTGGTTTCATGTTCTTCCTGGTCCTAGAAGGAAAAGCAGTGGATGcgttaatttaaagaaaaaaataaacatatctgTGTCAGACATTCAGAGTAAGTTGAAGCAATTAGAAATGTGGAATAGGTAGGTGTGATTCTTTAAACATTCACTGGAACCAAATGACTTCTGACAATTGACCAACTGGCCATGAATGCCTCAATGGAGGGATTTAAGAGCTCATTGGTTAAGTATAGCTTTTGTGTGGGAACGGGCAGAGCCTTTAGTAAATCACTTTTGCTGAGCCAAGCATCTTTAATTCAATTTGGGGTTGCGATGTTCTCACGGTGATGTGCTAACGACTAAATATATGCTACAAAAATGGAAGGAACACATGTTCTTCATCCAAAATCCACACAAAGGGCGCAAGTTCATAACCTGTgagaaagtgtaaaaaaagaCCCAATGTGAATAACTGTCATTTATAAGAAACTAAGCACACGTGGGAGACTCTCCTTCCTCTGGGTGGAAACCCTTCTTCTACATTGTGCTTAATTAGTTAGCAACTTAGCTAAGGTGAAGCTATACAAATGCTACAGACATTAAACTATAATGCaataattatcatttattttatggacCTTGGTGGCTTTAATGATTTGTTATACATcatgtcataaaacatttgagttTGTCGCAGCTGCATTTAACCTCATCACTGTTCATAAAGAGTTGTTCAACTTAGTTACAGTAAGACAACTCATTGTGTAGTTTCCTAGCTCACCATAGTTAACAAGGCCTTTTGCTAGCAGGCTAGCCGGGAGCTAACGCTAATCTCGTGACTTTTCACACCACGGTGGGTGTCTCTAACTAATACCACAGTTTATTTGACAGACATTCAAATTACATGATTTTGGGGCTAGCTGACACTTCATGCAAAGTAGCATTGTTACTGACAACAGCCCGATAATACGCAGTCACTGGCTCCAGCGCCCTGCTACCTAAGCTAGCTAAGGATCAGCGTATGATGCTAAAGGTAACATGCTGACTGGCTGCACACCGTCAACATCCAACCCCAAGAGCACCCACTCCGGCACGGAGCATTTCCTACTTTCATAGCACCCTATGGCCCTTTAAATACATTGTGattaacgttagcttagctagcaTCACCAAACACATCATTGTCGGCATTTGCGGCTCGCAGCTTCCTTTACtaactttaaaacataaaacaccagGTTTTGCTAGTAAATTCCGATTTGAGGGCCAAGAAAAGGCTTTGGATGAACTAAAATGCGTGGTCTCACCTTCGGGTCTGCCATGTTAATTTAGATGTTTGTAGATTATGGAAGTAGTTAGATAGAT
This sequence is a window from Anoplopoma fimbria isolate UVic2021 breed Golden Eagle Sablefish chromosome 13, Afim_UVic_2022, whole genome shotgun sequence. Protein-coding genes within it:
- the ranbp1 gene encoding ran-specific GTPase-activating protein; translation: MADPKDQEEHETTAENTEDSNHDPQFEPIVSLPEQDVKTLEEDEEELFKMRAKLYRFASENDPPEWKERGTGDVKLLKHKEKGTIRLLMRRDRTLKICANHHIVPTMELKPNAGSDRAWVWNTLADYADESPKPELLAIRFLNAENAQKFKGKFDECKEEARKTLEGEGDTDTANKVAEKLEELSVKDKASDEKKEVKKETEKKEDEKKEKAEEEKN